The following coding sequences are from one Bradyrhizobium sp. WSM471 window:
- a CDS encoding cold-shock protein, with translation MPQKGTVKWFNPTKGYGFIKPNGSDKDVFVHISAVERAGLSTLNENQVVEYDLVENRGKASAENLKVS, from the coding sequence ATGCCGCAAAAGGGCACCGTCAAATGGTTCAACCCGACCAAGGGCTATGGGTTCATCAAGCCGAACGGCAGTGACAAGGACGTCTTCGTCCACATCTCCGCCGTCGAGCGCGCCGGACTCTCGACCCTCAATGAAAATCAGGTGGTTGAATACGACCTCGTGGAGAACCGCGGCAAGGCATCCGCGGAGAACCTCAAGGTTTCCTGA
- the purN gene encoding phosphoribosylglycinamide formyltransferase translates to MKRRVAILISGRGSNMAALIKGAAAPDFPAEISLVISNKADALGLERAKASGVKTLVIESKPFGKDRAGFEKVLQAALDRHGIELICLGGFMRLFTAEFTKAWYGRMLNIHPSLLPSFPGLDPHGQALRAGVKLSGATVHFVIPETDAGPIVMQGAVPVSDHDTADTLSERILEVEHRIYPAALSLLATGKVRIKGDVCKTAGSEPSENFLVAPLVR, encoded by the coding sequence ATGAAACGCCGCGTCGCCATCCTGATTTCCGGCCGTGGCTCCAACATGGCTGCGCTGATCAAGGGCGCGGCCGCGCCGGATTTTCCGGCGGAGATTTCGCTCGTCATCTCGAACAAGGCCGATGCGCTTGGGCTGGAAAGGGCCAAAGCGAGTGGCGTGAAGACGCTGGTGATCGAAAGCAAGCCGTTCGGCAAGGACCGCGCCGGCTTCGAGAAGGTGCTGCAAGCAGCGCTCGATCGGCACGGCATCGAGCTGATTTGCCTCGGCGGCTTCATGCGCCTGTTCACGGCCGAATTCACCAAGGCCTGGTACGGGCGGATGCTCAACATCCATCCCTCGCTGCTGCCGTCCTTCCCCGGTCTCGACCCGCACGGCCAGGCTTTGCGCGCCGGCGTCAAGCTGTCCGGCGCGACGGTGCACTTCGTGATCCCCGAGACCGATGCCGGCCCTATCGTGATGCAGGGCGCGGTTCCCGTCAGCGACCACGACACGGCGGACACGCTGTCGGAGCGTATCCTCGAAGTCGAGCACCGCATCTATCCCGCAGCACTGAGCCTGCTCGCGACCGGCAAGGTCCGGATCAAGGGCGATGTGTGCAAAACCGCGGGCAGCGAGCCGTCGGAGAATTTTCTGGTTGCGCCGTTGGTGCGGTGA
- the purM gene encoding phosphoribosylformylglycinamidine cyclo-ligase: protein MTDRKNGLTYADSGVDIDAGNRLVDLIKPMVRATARPGADAEIGGFGGLFDLKAAGFKDPILVAATDGVGTKVKIAIETGLHGGIGIDLVAMSVNDLVVQGAEPLFFLDYFACGKLDPEATASIVAGVAEGCRESGCALIGGETAEMPGLYKDGDYDLGGFAVGAAERGTLLPRKDIAAGDAVIGLASSGVHSNGFSLVRKIVEQSGLGFGAQAPFAPVMTLGGALLTPTRLYVKSCLRAIRETGAVKGLAHITGGGFTDNIPRVLPKHLGVGIDLARLPVLPVFKWLAAQAGIAELEMLRTFNCGIGMIAIVEPDKVEEVVEVFAAAGETVAQLGTVIPAEGEHRVVYNGHLDMAL from the coding sequence CCACCGCACGTCCCGGCGCCGACGCCGAAATCGGCGGATTCGGCGGCCTGTTCGATCTCAAGGCGGCCGGTTTCAAGGATCCCATCCTGGTGGCCGCGACCGATGGCGTCGGCACCAAGGTCAAGATCGCGATCGAGACCGGCCTGCATGGCGGGATCGGCATCGACCTCGTCGCCATGAGCGTCAACGACCTCGTGGTGCAGGGCGCCGAGCCGCTGTTCTTCCTCGACTATTTTGCCTGCGGCAAGCTCGATCCGGAGGCGACCGCGTCGATCGTGGCCGGTGTCGCCGAAGGCTGCCGCGAATCCGGCTGCGCCCTGATCGGTGGCGAGACGGCCGAGATGCCCGGCCTCTACAAGGACGGCGACTACGACCTCGGCGGCTTTGCCGTCGGCGCCGCGGAGCGGGGCACGCTCTTGCCGCGCAAGGACATTGCTGCCGGCGATGCCGTGATCGGGCTCGCCTCGTCGGGTGTGCACTCCAACGGTTTCTCGCTGGTGCGCAAGATCGTGGAACAATCCGGCCTCGGCTTCGGGGCGCAGGCGCCGTTTGCGCCCGTCATGACGCTCGGCGGCGCGTTGCTGACGCCGACGCGTCTCTACGTCAAATCCTGCCTGCGCGCGATCCGCGAGACCGGCGCGGTGAAGGGGCTTGCCCACATCACCGGAGGCGGCTTCACCGACAACATTCCGCGCGTGCTGCCGAAGCATCTCGGCGTCGGTATCGATCTGGCGCGCCTGCCAGTGCTGCCGGTATTCAAATGGCTGGCCGCGCAGGCGGGCATCGCCGAGCTCGAAATGCTGCGGACCTTCAATTGCGGGATCGGCATGATCGCGATCGTCGAGCCGGACAAGGTCGAAGAGGTCGTCGAGGTCTTCGCCGCTGCCGGCGAGACCGTGGCACAGCTCGGCACCGTGATCCCGGCCGAGGGCGAGCACCGCGTCGTCTATAACGGCCATCTCGATATGGCGCTGTAG
- a CDS encoding autotransporter outer membrane beta-barrel domain-containing protein gives MCCISQPSETRQAIRLNRVRWIAAAVAFALIVVLSTTSGFAQSPTPTPTPTPTPSPTPIPMPTATNYDQSAGNSALNLGSNFLERLGNQASGGINRAFRTNPGGGGASAGAEDPRYRTWFEGYGISVRTDAQGDFVGDKRKTFGGVAGFGARLAPGVNLGFSVDQSHTDIDVPLALQSATLDLTQLGFSGSVDKGPWTWAFALVHGFGKVRSSRDTGLGLATAGYRAAVDGALTEISYYWTKDQMRVVPKGALEYVRATSVAFQEVGGLDPLNVGSTALSRGRVMIGAEIGRYFIFDQKILDLSAYGKFVDNFHQNLGSVQVSLGTQSIVVPGIGESRYGMDAGASASLSLTNTARLYVNYDGKFRNELTSHQGTVGFEHRW, from the coding sequence ATGTGCTGCATTTCGCAGCCCTCAGAGACACGGCAGGCGATCAGGCTGAACCGCGTCCGTTGGATCGCGGCTGCCGTGGCGTTTGCGCTCATTGTGGTACTCTCGACGACATCAGGCTTTGCGCAAAGTCCGACGCCCACGCCGACCCCGACTCCCACGCCGTCACCGACGCCGATTCCGATGCCGACAGCGACCAATTACGACCAGTCGGCCGGCAACAGCGCGCTCAATCTCGGCTCGAATTTCCTGGAGCGGCTCGGCAACCAGGCATCTGGCGGCATCAACCGGGCGTTTCGGACCAATCCCGGCGGCGGCGGCGCATCGGCGGGCGCAGAAGATCCGCGCTACCGCACCTGGTTCGAGGGCTACGGCATCTCGGTCCGGACAGATGCGCAAGGAGACTTTGTCGGCGACAAGCGCAAGACGTTTGGCGGTGTCGCAGGCTTCGGCGCGCGGCTCGCGCCGGGTGTCAATCTCGGCTTCTCCGTCGACCAGAGCCACACCGACATCGACGTGCCGCTCGCACTTCAGTCTGCGACGCTGGACCTGACGCAACTCGGCTTCAGCGGCTCCGTCGACAAGGGCCCATGGACCTGGGCTTTCGCCCTGGTGCACGGCTTCGGCAAGGTCCGCTCGAGCCGGGATACGGGTCTGGGACTTGCGACCGCGGGTTATCGCGCCGCAGTCGACGGCGCCCTGACCGAGATCAGTTATTACTGGACCAAGGACCAAATGCGCGTCGTACCGAAGGGCGCACTGGAATATGTCCGCGCCACCAGCGTCGCGTTCCAGGAGGTTGGCGGCCTCGATCCACTCAATGTCGGCTCGACGGCGCTCTCGCGCGGGCGGGTCATGATCGGAGCCGAGATCGGGCGCTACTTCATCTTCGACCAGAAGATCCTGGACCTGTCCGCCTATGGCAAGTTCGTCGACAATTTCCATCAGAACCTGGGATCGGTGCAGGTCAGCCTCGGGACCCAGAGCATCGTCGTGCCCGGCATCGGCGAGAGCCGCTACGGCATGGATGCCGGCGCCTCGGCCTCGCTCAGCCTGACCAACACGGCGCGGCTCTACGTCAATTACGACGGCAAGTTCCGCAACGAGCTGACGTCGCACCAGGGCACGGTCGGCTTCGAACATCGGTGGTGA
- a CDS encoding LysR family transcriptional regulator — translation MQQLLHRGAAVMQHREEALDMSWDDLKLFLACAKYKSFRNAAEELGLTSTTLMRRIDRLEESIDCKLFLRDQSGLTLSDEGSAMIADVAHMERHAFNVFRRASRSSNDMSGTVRVAVTEGPGNFWILPRLIDFQKTYRKITVDLRCAMEQADVARLESDIAIQLEPPTNPDLIVAKLGRLHIYPFVSKEYENLYGVPASLAELKNHRIIKQSAPQVDDGAYARVLGLESLEGIVGIKTNSSVGVLYAVERGAGIGFLPTVSIALGAPLVAVDLGVSHHADLWLTYHKEFRASERHKIVVDWLKKIFDPKIHPCFRDEFIHPNALAPMMTAAREGFGLTGYVAAMPT, via the coding sequence ATGCAACAGTTATTGCACCGGGGTGCTGCGGTGATGCAGCACCGTGAAGAAGCCCTGGATATGTCCTGGGACGATTTGAAACTGTTTTTAGCTTGCGCAAAATATAAAAGTTTCCGCAACGCCGCCGAGGAGCTCGGGCTCACCTCCACCACCCTGATGCGCAGGATCGACCGGCTCGAAGAGAGCATCGACTGCAAGCTGTTCCTGCGCGACCAGAGCGGGCTCACGCTCAGCGACGAAGGCAGCGCGATGATCGCCGACGTCGCGCACATGGAGCGTCATGCCTTCAACGTGTTCCGGCGTGCTTCGCGATCGTCGAACGATATGTCAGGCACCGTGCGCGTCGCGGTGACGGAAGGCCCCGGCAATTTCTGGATCCTGCCGCGACTGATCGACTTCCAGAAGACCTATCGCAAGATCACCGTCGACCTGCGCTGCGCGATGGAACAGGCCGACGTCGCGCGGCTCGAATCCGATATCGCGATCCAGCTCGAGCCGCCGACCAATCCCGATCTGATCGTCGCCAAGCTCGGCCGGCTGCACATCTATCCCTTCGTGTCCAAGGAGTACGAAAACCTCTACGGCGTGCCGGCGAGCCTGGCCGAGCTGAAGAACCACCGCATCATCAAGCAGAGCGCCCCGCAGGTCGACGACGGCGCTTATGCCCGCGTGCTCGGACTTGAGTCGCTCGAGGGCATCGTCGGGATCAAGACCAATTCCTCGGTCGGCGTGCTCTATGCGGTGGAGCGCGGCGCCGGCATCGGATTCCTGCCGACGGTTTCGATCGCGCTCGGCGCCCCGCTTGTTGCCGTCGATCTCGGCGTCAGCCACCACGCCGATCTCTGGCTCACCTATCACAAGGAATTCCGCGCCTCCGAGCGCCACAAGATCGTGGTCGATTGGCTGAAGAAAATCTTCGACCCCAAGATCCATCCCTGTTTCCGCGACGAATTCATCCACCCGAACGCGCTGGCGCCGATGATGACGGCCGCGCGCGAGGGTTTTGGATTGACGGGATATGTCGCGGCAATGCCGACTTAA
- a CDS encoding GNAT family N-acetyltransferase, whose protein sequence is MHGTRIPLAKPDSRAITIRLARDLSDLMLVTSIRSAVYLAEQDCPFDEEFDGNDMVAAHFIGYVGNEPAGCLRVRFFGDFAKVERLAVRHQYRRSRVSFKLVQASVDYVKRKGFRKIYGQAQDRLVDFWAHFGAKPLGHNRKITFSDFSYTEMLLEIEPGPDAITLDSDPYVIIRPEGDWDRPGVLDASAGRAVTSPLRDVALAGR, encoded by the coding sequence ATGCACGGTACTAGGATTCCGCTCGCGAAGCCCGATTCCCGCGCCATCACCATTCGCCTCGCGCGCGATCTCAGCGATCTCATGCTGGTCACCTCGATCCGCTCAGCCGTCTATCTCGCCGAGCAGGATTGCCCGTTCGATGAGGAGTTCGACGGCAACGACATGGTCGCCGCGCATTTCATCGGCTATGTCGGCAACGAGCCTGCGGGCTGTCTGCGGGTGCGGTTCTTCGGCGATTTCGCCAAGGTGGAACGGCTTGCGGTGCGGCACCAATATCGGCGCTCGCGTGTCTCGTTCAAGCTGGTACAAGCGAGCGTCGACTATGTGAAGCGCAAGGGCTTTCGCAAGATTTACGGCCAGGCGCAGGACCGCCTGGTCGATTTCTGGGCCCATTTCGGCGCCAAGCCGCTTGGTCACAATCGCAAGATCACCTTTTCCGACTTCTCCTACACGGAAATGCTGCTGGAGATCGAACCGGGCCCGGATGCCATTACGCTGGACAGCGATCCGTACGTGATCATCCGCCCCGAGGGCGATTGGGACCGGCCGGGCGTGCTCGACGCCTCGGCAGGACGGGCCGTGACGTCGCCGCTGCGGGACGTCGCGCTCGCTGGCCGTTGA